CCTAGCCATATCGTCAAGCATTTTGTCAGGGCTCACGAGCCAGCCAAGGCAGTCAGCAAAGAGATTCAGGTCTCCTCTATCGGCTTCAAGGTTCCCTGTTATCAGCGCCTTGGCAGCAGCGCCCAGAAGCTTCCCAACCCTCTCATCGCCGAGGCAGTCTACCAGGTCAGCCGCGTCCGTCATGGGGTAGCCTGTGTAGAGCGCCACGCCCTCTGCGTGCTCCCTTAGGCCTGCAGCGCTGATGAGCTCATCATATATCATCGAGGCCAGGAGAGAGAGCTGCACCGCCACGCTGCCCCTCTGAGACCCGGCTATGAATATGAGCCTTGACACCTCCTTTGCCATCTCCTGAAGGCCCTCTGCGCTAATTCCCCTTAGGCCAAGTCCTGGCTCACTACCTACCTCAGTTGACAAGCAGTAACACCAGAAGCGACGTTAGGCGCCCTCGGTAAATTGGAGTCTGAGGACCGCCAGAGGGGCTAACCCCTCAATACCCCCTCCCTCCCCGATGCCAATGGTGTCCACTGGAAGTTTCAGCAGCGTCAGCTGGACTAGGAGTCCTCATCGGACCCCCTTGGCAGTCCGGGTTCTACTCATCATCCTAAGCGAGAATGGGGCGTTGGGAAGTTAAAAGGCGCTCACTGCTCCTCGTACACCCTAATTGTGACCTCAACCTTTACCTTCTCGCTAGAGAAGGGCGGTACCCCCTCGCCCAGGTCGACAGCGAAGCTCACAGGGTTCCCCAGGTCATCTGTGAAGCGGACCTCGACTACGTAGGTCTGCTTAGGCCCTCCCCCTTCAAACATCTTCATCACTGACTCATAGAGCCTGGAGAGAGCCATCTGAAGCGCCACCGGGCTTGAGAAGTCCTCAGGCCTAAGGCTAACCATCGCGATGTTCTTGAACGCCTTGCCGACCTTTCCCTCAGCCCTGAACGTCTTGGTGAACTCTATCCTCTCCTCAGAGCCCATATTAATGCACCACGCTGTACGAGCTGGCGGAGGATAAAAGAGTACTGGAACGCCCCGGACTCATCTTAACGCATTTAACTTATCTGCGGCCAGGCGAGCTGGCAAAGGCTGGTGCCCTGAGTTGCCCTTGCCCGCTGACCTTACGGAGAGGCTGAGCAGGCAGGCTGAGAGGCTGAAGTCTATCGAAGCCAAGTGGCAGAGGGTATGGGAGGAGGCCAAGGTCTACGAAGCCGACGCGTCCCCAGGCAGGCCGAAGTTCTTCGTCACTTTCCCCTTCCCTTACATGAACGGCCTGCCCCACCTAGGAAGCGCCTTCACGATACTCAGAGTTGACGTAGTGGCCAGGTATAAAAGAATGAGGGGGTTTAATGTCCTCTTCCCTCAGGGCTGGCACGCCACAGGAGGACCGATAGTGGCATCTGCCAGGAGGCTGGCTGAGGGCGACCAGAGGGTTCTGTCTGAGCTCAAGGTCATGGGGGTTCCTGACGAAATTATTGACAAGTTCAAGGACCCGGCCACCTGGGTCTTCCACTTCACGGCCGAGTGGGAGAAGGACCTGAGGAGATACGGTCTCAGCATAGACTGGAGGAGGAAGTTCTTCACCACGTCGCTTAACCCCTACTTCAGCAAGTTCGTTGAGTGGCAGTACCTCAGGCTGAAGGAGAAGGGCTTCGTGAGAAAGGGAAGCCACCCGGTGGTCTGGTGCCCAAAGGAGAGGAAGGTGGTTGGCGATCACGACAGGCCTGACGAGTACGTTGGCATAGGGCCTGTGGACGCCACTATAATACTCTTTAAGGTGAAGGATGACGACATTAGCCTTGCCGCCCTGACCTACAGGCCTGAAACTATATTTGGAGTTACGAACGTATGGGTGAGACCTGACGCTACGTACAAGGTGGTAATCCTTGACGGAAAGAAGGTCGTAATGAATGACTATATGGCCGAGGAGCTCGCTGACCAGAAGCACCGCGTCGAGGTCATAGGCGAGGTTGAGGGCTCCGCGCTCATAGGCAAGTACGTCATAAACCCCGTGAATGGAGAGGAGGTGCCAGTCCTTCCAGCGTCCTTCGTGGTACCCGATGAAGGCACGGGAATAGTAATGAGCGTGCCAGCCCATGCCCCCTATGATTACCAGGCCCTGGCGGATCTCAGGAAGGCCTCCCCTGAGGAGCTGAGCAAGGCAGGGCTTAACGGCGACCTAGTCAAAGCGATCAGGCCAATAAAGATAATCGAAGTGCCTGACATAAAGGGCGTCCCAGCTGAGGAAATGGTCAAGCATTACAGGGTTAAGAGCCAGGACGACAGGGAAGCACTGGACAGGGCCACAAAGGACCTCTACTCCAAGGAGTTCTACATGGGTGTAATGAGCAAGGGCACGGGTAAGTATGAAGGGATTAAGGTCATGAGCGCCAGGCCCATGGTGGAGGAGGAGCTGAAGAGCTTAGGCGCCGCCTTGAAGGTGTTCACGCTGCCCTCCAAAGTCTACTGCAGGTGCGGCGCTAGGACGCATGTTAAGTTCGTTGAGAACCAGTGGTTCCTAACGTACAGCGATCAGGGGTGGAAGGAGAAGGTTAAGGAGGCCATAGACTCCATGAGCTTCTACCCGCCCCAGCTCAAGGAGGAGTTCCTAAGGCTGGCTGACTGGCTGAGGGACTGGGCCTTCACCCATCAGAACGAGCTCGGCACGCCGCTGCCCTGGGACCCGCAGTGGGTGATCGAGAGCCTGAGCGACTCAACGATCTACATGGCCTACTACACCATATCACACCTGATTCAGGGCAAGGTCAACCCTGACCAGCTAAAGCCCGAGTTCTTCGACTACGTCTTCCTTGGCTATGGAGACCCTGACTACGTCTCTAAGGTCACAGGCATAAGTAAGGACCTCGTAGAGCGGGCCAGAGAGGAGTTCAAGTACTGGTACCCCGTTGACCTAAGGATAAGCGGCAAGGACCTCATGCAGAACCACCTCCTGTTCTACATCTATCATCACGTCGCAATATTTGATAAGAGCTACTGGCCAAGAGGCATTGGCATAAACGGCTGGGTCCTGATAAACGGCGAGAAGATGAGCAAGCATAAAGGCAACTTCATAACGCTAAGGGAAGCCCTTAACGTAGCTGGCGCTGACGCCACGAGGACCACGGAGATATTGGCGGGCGCTGACGGCGGCCTGGACGACGCCAACTTCAACCTGAAGGACCTGGAGAACGCCGTAAATGACCTGGTGGGCTGGATTGACATGGCCTTGGGCATATATGACAAGGGCAGGGACAGCAGGCTTGCCGTGGACGACTGGTTCGAAAGCAAGCTCAACAGCATAATTAAGGACGTAACTGATGATATGGAGAACCTAAGGTTAAAGTCAGCGTTCGTTAAGGCCTTCTACGGGCTTCAGAACGCCTTCAAGTGGTACGTGAGGCGCGCGGGCACCCCAAACAGGGAGCTGACTAGGAGGTTCGTCGAGACCCTCACTTTACTCTCAGCGCCTTTCATACCTCATGTAGCGGAGGAGGTCTGGCACGGCATAGGCAAGGAGGGCCTTGTGGTGACTCAGGAGTGGCCCAAGGTTGATGAAAGCAAGATAAGGGCTGAAGTCGAGAGGGGCGAGGAGATAGTTGAGAGCGTTTACAATGACATAAAAGAGGTGTTGACCCTGCTCGGCGGCGGGAAGTCCATTACAATAATTGTGGCGGCGCCCTGGAAGTACTCGGTTGTAGCGGATATGGCGGCCCTGGTATCCCAGGGTCTCAGCCTCAGGGACGCGGCCAAAGCCGTCATGGGAAAGGACTACGGAGTTCCTAAGGAGGCCTTGGCCAAGGTGACCCAGGCCGTAGCCAGGTCGCCCAAGGTACTAGACCTCCTAGTCAAGAGGGACCTCGAGCACAGGGCCCTTAAGGAGGCCACGGAGTTCTTCTCTAAGGAGTTCGGATTGCCTGTCAGTGTTGAGCTCGAGGAGGAGTCCAGCCTGCCAAGGAAGGACCTATCGCTGCCCGGAAAGCCCGCCATATATATTGAGAGGTGACAGTCTTTGAAGCTTCCCGAAATAATATATTCAGCCTATTCATTAGCGAGAAGCGGCTGGATGTTAAGAGGGATCCCTTCCTCGCTTGCTGAGACGGTGGCTGAGCACTCCTACGCTGCCGCCCTCATAGCGGCTGAGGTCGCCCAAAGGGTTGGCGCTGACCCCTACGAGGCGGCGCTTATAGCGCTAGTTCATGACTTAGCCGAGACCAAGGTCGGTGATATAGCTAAGGTGGCTGGTATACCAGAGGCCAAAAAGGTCGCTGAAGAGGCAGCGCTGGCCTCGTTAGGGGTCAGCAGCCTGATAAAGTCGCTGATTATGGAGTTC
The uncultured Acidilobus sp. JCHS genome window above contains:
- a CDS encoding putative hydrolases of HD superfamily, whose protein sequence is MKLPEIIYSAYSLARSGWMLRGIPSSLAETVAEHSYAAALIAAEVAQRVGADPYEAALIALVHDLAETKVGDIAKVAGIPEAKKVAEEAALASLGVSSLIKSLIMEFNEGRGPEAVVAKASDLAATIIISRYYERMGFNVKEIEETSRTELEALASSSGLGERLLNALRELGVI
- a CDS encoding leucyl-tRNA synthetase, archaeal and cytosolic family, which codes for MPADLTERLSRQAERLKSIEAKWQRVWEEAKVYEADASPGRPKFFVTFPFPYMNGLPHLGSAFTILRVDVVARYKRMRGFNVLFPQGWHATGGPIVASARRLAEGDQRVLSELKVMGVPDEIIDKFKDPATWVFHFTAEWEKDLRRYGLSIDWRRKFFTTSLNPYFSKFVEWQYLRLKEKGFVRKGSHPVVWCPKERKVVGDHDRPDEYVGIGPVDATIILFKVKDDDISLAALTYRPETIFGVTNVWVRPDATYKVVILDGKKVVMNDYMAEELADQKHRVEVIGEVEGSALIGKYVINPVNGEEVPVLPASFVVPDEGTGIVMSVPAHAPYDYQALADLRKASPEELSKAGLNGDLVKAIRPIKIIEVPDIKGVPAEEMVKHYRVKSQDDREALDRATKDLYSKEFYMGVMSKGTGKYEGIKVMSARPMVEEELKSLGAALKVFTLPSKVYCRCGARTHVKFVENQWFLTYSDQGWKEKVKEAIDSMSFYPPQLKEEFLRLADWLRDWAFTHQNELGTPLPWDPQWVIESLSDSTIYMAYYTISHLIQGKVNPDQLKPEFFDYVFLGYGDPDYVSKVTGISKDLVERAREEFKYWYPVDLRISGKDLMQNHLLFYIYHHVAIFDKSYWPRGIGINGWVLINGEKMSKHKGNFITLREALNVAGADATRTTEILAGADGGLDDANFNLKDLENAVNDLVGWIDMALGIYDKGRDSRLAVDDWFESKLNSIIKDVTDDMENLRLKSAFVKAFYGLQNAFKWYVRRAGTPNRELTRRFVETLTLLSAPFIPHVAEEVWHGIGKEGLVVTQEWPKVDESKIRAEVERGEEIVESVYNDIKEVLTLLGGGKSITIIVAAPWKYSVVADMAALVSQGLSLRDAAKAVMGKDYGVPKEALAKVTQAVARSPKVLDLLVKRDLEHRALKEATEFFSKEFGLPVSVELEEESSLPRKDLSLPGKPAIYIER